From Azotosporobacter soli:
GCGATCGGTCAGATTCTTGATGAACGTAGCGTGCACCGGCCGCAGCGCGTGGCGGAACTCGCCGCCCTGTCGCTCGGCGCGATCCTTGATGAGGAGCGGATCTGCGCCCTCTTGCTGCAGCCCGAGGGTTGGCTTAAGAACTGCCCGGACGGCTGTGCGCTCGTGATCTACTTGAACAAGAGCGATTTGCCGGGCGCGCAGGCAAAAGCCGCGCGTCTGGCGGCGCTTTTGAAGAAAACATGGGGCGCGCGTTTGCAGCAAGTGGTCTCCGGCAGCCTGCGCGAAGGGACGTTTTGTCTGGAATGAGATCGCTAAGCGGACATTGCATTTTCTCGTGCGCTGTGAAGCTTGAAAATAAATGCGTGAATCTAGGCGTGAACCTCGCTGCTGCACCAGAGAGTGCCGCAGAAGTAAAACGTTGCATAAGTTTATACCTTGGCAGGAGGTAGCAGAAATGAAAAAAGTGAAAGTCGAAGATGCGGTGGGGATGGTGCTCGGACACGATCTGACGAAGGTCGTGCCGGGCAGCTACAAAGGGCCTGCGTTTCGCAAAGGTCATATCGTGCGTGAAGAAGACATCCCGCACCTGAAAGATATCGGCAAAGAGCATATTTATCTCTTCGAACTGGGCGATAAGAAACTGCATGAAGATGATGCGGCGCTGGCGATCGCGCAGGCGGCGGCCGGGGCAAGGATCGAATGCGCGCCGCCGTCGGAAGGCCGCGTCAATCTCAAGGCGCAGGCGGACGGCTTGCTGAAGGTGAATCGCAGCGCGGTCGATGCTGTCAATAATGTCGAGCACATCGCGCTGTCGACGCGGCACAGCAACCAGCTGGTCAAGGCCGGGGACGTAGTGGCGGCGGTGAAGATCATTCCGCTGGTCGTCGATAAGGCCGCGGTGCAGGGCGTCGAGGCGAACCTGAAACGGTACGGCGAAGTGCTGGCCGTGCATCCGTTGGCAAAACTGAAAGTGGCGGCCGTGATCACCGGCAATGAAGTCTTTTACGGGCGGATCGAGGATCGTTTTGCAAAGCAGATCGCCGACAAGGTCGCCTTCTACGGCGGCGTGCTGCAGGAGACGCTGTATCGGCCGGACGATCCGGCGCAGATCGCGGAAGCGATCGTGAGCTGCCGCGCCAACGGGGCTGAGATCGTCATCGCTTCGGGCGGCATGTCGGTGGACCCGGATGATGTGACGCCGGAGGCGATCCGCGCGACCGGCGCGGATGTCGTGACGTATGGCACGCCTGTCCTGCCGGGTGCGATGTTCATGCTGGCTTATCTGGAAGAGATCGCGATCATCGGTCTGCCGGCCTGCGGCATGTTTGCGAAGACGACGGTGCTCGATCTCGTCCTGCCGCGCATTTTGGCCGGCGAACGGCTGAGCAAAAACGATATCGTCTCGCTCGGTTACGGCGGACTGTGCAGCCAGTGCGAGCAGTGCGTCTATCCGCATTGCCCGTTCGGCAAATAAATGAAGATCTATGCTGTGATCCTGGCGGCTGGGCAGGGCAGCCGGATGGGGGACGTAAAGCAATTATTGGAACTGGGCGGCAAGCCGGTGATTCGCTGGGTGGCCGAAGCCGCCTGTGCTGCACGCCTGGACGGCGTCATCGTGGTGCTTGGCGCAGAAGGCGCGCAGGTTGCGAAAGCGCTCACCGGCTTACGTTTGACGGTCGTGCAGAATGAAGCCTGGCTAAGCGGGCAGGCCAGCAGCCTGCGTTGCGCGCTTGACGCCTTGCCGGACGATTGCGCTGCGGTGCTTTTTCTGTTGGCGGATCAGCCGCTGCTCGACGCGTCGCTGCTTGAACGCCTCGTAAAACACTACCGGAAAAGCGGCGGTGCGACCGTCGCCCCGGCCTATCAGGGGCGGCGGGGCAATCCGGTGCTCTTCGACCTGAAACATTGGCGTACGGCGCTGCTCGGACTTTCAGGCGACGAAGGCGCGCGTGCGTTGCTGGCGGACCAAGAGGCGATTGAACTTGTCGAGGTGGAGGACGAAACGGTCTTTGACGACCTCGATACGCCGCAGGATTACGAAAGAATGAAGCTTATCTGGCGCCGCTGGCGCAGATCTTAGGAGAAGAGCGGGGAGTGCAGAATGAAAGCATCGATATTGCAAGAGATACAGGCATCAGTGCTTCAATACGCCGAGATCATTGCGCATGTGATCAAGGTCGACGTCGAGATCGTCGACAGCGGCCTGGTCAGGATCGCGGGAACCGGAGTCTATAAGGATCGGATCAATGAAGACATGTCGCACGAAGGCTTTGTCTACCGTCAGGTAATGCAAAGCGGCGAGATGCAACTGATCGAAGAACCGGGCCAGCATGAGCTGTGCACGAATTGTCCGCGGCGCGGTTGCTGCGATGAAAAGATGGAACTCTGCACGCCGATCAAGCTGAAAGAGGAGATCATCGGCGTGATCGGTCTGATTTGCTTTGCCGATGCGCAAAAAAAGCGGCTGCTCGAAGATCTCGAAGTACAAAAACTTTTTTTGCTGCAGATCGCCGAATTCATCAGCGCCAAGGCCTACGAACACCGCGAACTCGAGCGGAACCGGCGGCAGATGGAACTCTTGCTGCTCGTCATGAACAACGTCGACAAGGGCGTCTTGGTGTTGGATCAGGACAAGCACATCCTGCAGATCAACCAGAGCGCGCAGAAGCAACTGCAGCTGAGCGAAGATTGCCTCAACAAGAAGGTGACGATCGAAAGCACCGGCGACTCATTATTGGGCTCGGAAGAATACCGCGTCACGATCGGCAGCAAGACCTCGTATCTGATGGGAGAGCTGCTCCGCGTGGAACCGGAGATCAAAGAACAGGATCAGGTCTTTATTTTCAATGAGATCAAGAGCATCAAGTCGGGCATCTATGATCTGACCAATGTTTCGACAAGCGTCACAGTTGACAATATCTTAGGTCAGTCCGAGGTGATTCGGCAACTGAAGACGAAGATCGCCAAGATCGCCGAATCCAATTCCACCGTGCTGGTCACCGGCGAGAGCGGTACCGGCAAGGAACTGATCGCGCGTGCGATTCATGCAGCGAGCAACCGGCGAACGCAGCCGTTCATCGGCATCAACTGCGGCGCGATCCCGGACACGCTGCTGGAAAGCGAACTCTTCGGCTATGTGAAGGGCGCCTTTACCGGTGCGGATCCGCGCGGCAAGATCGGTAAGTTCGAGCTGGCCAATAAGGGAGTGCTCTTTCTCGATGAAGTCGGCGACATGCCTCTTTATCTGCAGGTGAAGCTGCTGCGCGTCCTGCAGGAAAGAAAGCTGGTGCGCATCGGCTCCAACCAGCTGATCACGCTGAACGTGCGCGTGATCGCGGCGACGAATAAGGATCTGAAAGAGCTGATCAAAGAAAAGAAGTTTCGCGAGGATCTCTATTATCGCCTCAACGTCATTCCGATGGAAGTGCCGCCGCTGCGTCAGCGCATGGAAGACGTCGATCTGCTGGTCGATGCGATGGTGCAGAAATATCGTCAGCTGTTTCGCAAAGAGGTTTACGGGACTGATAAGGAGACCGCGCAGCTTTTGCGCTGTTATCCGTGGCCCGGTAATATACGCGAACTCGAGAACACCGTCGAGTTCATGATCAACATGGCTGATCCGCAGGGGTTTCTGACGAAAGAGACGTTGCCAGGCAATATCCTCAGCTATGCGGAGAACGGGCCGCGCGCAGGCGACGTCGGCGTTAAGACGCTGCGCGAAGTGGAGCGCGAACACATCCAAAAGACGATCCAGATGTACGGCGATTCGACAAAGGGCAAGCAGGCAGCGGCGCGTCAGCTTGGCATCGGCATCGCTACGCTGTACCGGAAGATCAACGAACTGTTGTAGCATTTTATCATTTTGATAAGGAAAGCGAAAGAAATAAGCGTAATTTTTTTAAAAAGGCTTTGCAGACTTTGTGTTTGCAGGTCTTTTTCTTGTAAAAGAAGAAAAAGAAGGTGTCTTATCAAAGTGATAGAATTTATCGTTTTGATAAGGGTAAATCGCGCAGGAAGTCGCAGCGAGGCGGAAAACGGAGCGAATCGGGAAAATAAATGCGGCGTGCAAAAAAAATATGGGCCGCCGAAAAGAAAGATTGCGCAGGCAATACCAGGAAAGGTTGGAAAACGCAGGTTGCCTGCCCCGAAAGCAAAGCAGCCTTGGCATCTTTTTTGCATGATAAATAGGCAGGAGCAGCCATAAAGAGAGGTGACGCATGAAAAGCATCCTGATTCAAAATATAAAAGCCATTGTCACACTCGATAAAGAGGATCGTGTGCTGGAAGGACAGCATCTTCTGATTGAAGACGGACGGATCGCCTATCTCGGTACGGAGCAGAGGAATGCCGAAACGGTGATCGACGGCAAGGGGCTGTT
This genomic window contains:
- a CDS encoding molybdopterin-binding protein, encoding MKKVKVEDAVGMVLGHDLTKVVPGSYKGPAFRKGHIVREEDIPHLKDIGKEHIYLFELGDKKLHEDDAALAIAQAAAGARIECAPPSEGRVNLKAQADGLLKVNRSAVDAVNNVEHIALSTRHSNQLVKAGDVVAAVKIIPLVVDKAAVQGVEANLKRYGEVLAVHPLAKLKVAAVITGNEVFYGRIEDRFAKQIADKVAFYGGVLQETLYRPDDPAQIAEAIVSCRANGAEIVIASGGMSVDPDDVTPEAIRATGADVVTYGTPVLPGAMFMLAYLEEIAIIGLPACGMFAKTTVLDLVLPRILAGERLSKNDIVSLGYGGLCSQCEQCVYPHCPFGK
- a CDS encoding nucleotidyltransferase family protein codes for the protein MKIYAVILAAGQGSRMGDVKQLLELGGKPVIRWVAEAACAARLDGVIVVLGAEGAQVAKALTGLRLTVVQNEAWLSGQASSLRCALDALPDDCAAVLFLLADQPLLDASLLERLVKHYRKSGGATVAPAYQGRRGNPVLFDLKHWRTALLGLSGDEGARALLADQEAIELVEVEDETVFDDLDTPQDYERMKLIWRRWRRS
- a CDS encoding sigma 54-interacting transcriptional regulator, which gives rise to MKASILQEIQASVLQYAEIIAHVIKVDVEIVDSGLVRIAGTGVYKDRINEDMSHEGFVYRQVMQSGEMQLIEEPGQHELCTNCPRRGCCDEKMELCTPIKLKEEIIGVIGLICFADAQKKRLLEDLEVQKLFLLQIAEFISAKAYEHRELERNRRQMELLLLVMNNVDKGVLVLDQDKHILQINQSAQKQLQLSEDCLNKKVTIESTGDSLLGSEEYRVTIGSKTSYLMGELLRVEPEIKEQDQVFIFNEIKSIKSGIYDLTNVSTSVTVDNILGQSEVIRQLKTKIAKIAESNSTVLVTGESGTGKELIARAIHAASNRRTQPFIGINCGAIPDTLLESELFGYVKGAFTGADPRGKIGKFELANKGVLFLDEVGDMPLYLQVKLLRVLQERKLVRIGSNQLITLNVRVIAATNKDLKELIKEKKFREDLYYRLNVIPMEVPPLRQRMEDVDLLVDAMVQKYRQLFRKEVYGTDKETAQLLRCYPWPGNIRELENTVEFMINMADPQGFLTKETLPGNILSYAENGPRAGDVGVKTLREVEREHIQKTIQMYGDSTKGKQAAARQLGIGIATLYRKINELL